AGGTTTGCGGCGAGTACGGCCCTGATCAACGTCCGCCCGGCCAGGACGCATCACTGGTCGGGAATCGGCGGGTGCATCAAGAACTACATCATCCTGCACCCGAAGCCCTCGGAACTGCACCCGGAGTCCTGTGCGGCCCTGGGGTCGGTCTGGCACCTGCCCGTCGTCAAGGGCAAGACTCGCCTGAACATCCTTGTGCTCCTCACTCCGCAGTTCTACGGCCGCGGCCCGCAGAACTTCGACCCGGCGAACCTGTGGGCCTACAAGGGCCTTGCAGTCTCGACCGATCCGGTGGCCTTGGACGCGGTGGGCGCGCACCTGCTTCGGGCAAAACGCATCGCTTTCTACGGTGAAGACAAGCCGATTACCCCTACGAGCCACGTCGTCGTCGCGGACGAGAAGTACGGGCTCGGCGTGAGCGATCTTAACAAGATCGAGCTGATCAGGCTCGGCTGGAAGACCGACGTACTAATCTGATCTTCGCAGCATGGAGCACTGACTATGCCTCGCATCACGCGCAGGGACTTCATGAAGGCGGCCGGCGGATTCGTCTCCGCCGCCGCTCTGTCGCCGAATATGCTGCAGAGCGCAGTTGCCGCGGACGGGAAGAAGCTCAACATCCTCCTCTTGATGACCGATCAG
This window of the Armatimonadota bacterium genome carries:
- a CDS encoding DUF362 domain-containing protein encodes the protein MTDRERIITRRDFLRGAATAALTAAVGLPVAADPAAEKKARVVLMRDEGVLDAEGKINPSVLARMLDQAVAKALGKSKAADAWKSLVKPSDIVGIKTNHWNRLPTPPEIEKIIAERVASAGVSSDNVFCDDRGSKDRFAASTALINVRPARTHHWSGIGGCIKNYIILHPKPSELHPESCAALGSVWHLPVVKGKTRLNILVLLTPQFYGRGPQNFDPANLWAYKGLAVSTDPVALDAVGAHLLRAKRIAFYGEDKPITPTSHVVVADEKYGLGVSDLNKIELIRLGWKTDVLI